In Candidatus Aegiribacteria sp., the DNA window GTTCAACTCTTGTCAGTTCACCAATACTCCTGGAACTTACACAGTAAATCCCTGAGGCGCTGACATTCAAAGCGGTTACAGGTAGTACTGGCATATCCTCGGAACTGACAGAAAGCTGGCACCCTATGCTCGTTCTAAAGTAATCTCTCTTTTCAGCATCTGTTTTCTTATGCAAATCACATCTCCCGGATAATAGTGGACAGTCTGTATTTGCTGATTAAACCCAATGCTACCCCTGAAGTTCCAGCGTGTCAATATTGCTGCCTTAATTCCGTACTGAAATGCCAGAGTTGTTTCGATTATTACACTCTGGATTCTTCATGATTTTCAGTTATATTGCAATTTGAAAATTTCAACATTTAAAAATGAAAGGGGACCATATATGAATTCCTTGATTGAAAAAGTTAAGGAACTCCTCACCAAACCTGCTGAATTCCTTGTTAAGGTAAAGGACGAACAGACTACCCTTAAGGAACTTATAATGGGGTATGTCATTTTCCTTGCAGCAATACCTGCTATCGGAAATTTTATAGGTTATGCAGTTATCGGAAGAAGTATCTACGGACATGCTATAAGATACCCTTTGAAGTATGCTCTTCCCCATGCTATTCTCTGGTATGCAGCGAGTGTAGGGCTTGTCATTGCAGTAATATTTATCACACAGAAGCTTTCAACTAACTTTGGCGGAAACGGAGACATCAACGTTGCCGCACGTGCTATTGTATACTCCTACACCCCTGCATGGGTTGCCGGAGTATTCTATATCATCCCTGCGCTTTCTGTAATTGCTATGATAGCAGGATTCTACAGCCTTTATCTTCTCTGGATATCCACTGATAAAGTTCTTGATATCCCCGAGAGCAAACGGATGACTTTCATGATTATGCTTATAATCGCCGTGGTTGCTGTAGGTATATTCACCGGAGTTATTGCGGGCCTCGCTCTTCCGAATATCCCTGGGTTCTAGAGAACAGACATCCGCAAACTAATGATGGACTAGTTGCAGCTGAACCGTGGAACTGTTATTACTCAGACTGACTAATCTGATATTTTCAGATTATTTACAATTCCAAACAAGGAGGAGACAATGAACTATCTTGATGGTATCTGGCTTGCAGTACTCGGTATACTTGCTGCGCCAAATCTTATCATTGCGAAAAAACCTGAAGCCAAGGAAATCATCGGAAAAATGGCACCCTATCAGGGCTGGATTGGTGCAGTATCAGTTGTTTACGGAGTAATCGTTATCATACGATTCCTCAGCAATCTGAGTTTCTTCAGCGCCGCTCCAATAGGCTTCTTATCCTGGCTTGCTTCGGGTCTGCTTCTTCTCTCCCTTGGCCTTCTTCTTGGTGTCGGTATTATTAAAACCTTTGTCAGCGCTCCAGCCGCTGTAGAAAAACTTGACCTGACAATAGCAAAACTGGCACCCAAGCAGGGAACACTCGGTCTTGCAGGTATCTGTGTCGGAATCTGGATCATCGTTTATCGGATCATTGGAGCCGGCTTCTAGCAAAAACAGGTATTCAGAACCAAATGGATTCTACCGGGATCAGTCATCAGACTGTTCCCGGTAGATTTAACTATCCGGTCCTTTGCATGTATGAATACAATTTTCGATACAGCAC includes these proteins:
- a CDS encoding PilZ domain-containing protein, which codes for MHKKTDAEKRDYFRTSIGCQLSVSSEDMPVLPVTALNVSASGIYCVSSRSIGELTRVELLLRVYDGDEIPARAVVIREEQLSDGSYGLGLFFTKISEDGRNTIIEYTSDLETIG
- a CDS encoding YIP1 family protein, giving the protein MNSLIEKVKELLTKPAEFLVKVKDEQTTLKELIMGYVIFLAAIPAIGNFIGYAVIGRSIYGHAIRYPLKYALPHAILWYAASVGLVIAVIFITQKLSTNFGGNGDINVAARAIVYSYTPAWVAGVFYIIPALSVIAMIAGFYSLYLLWISTDKVLDIPESKRMTFMIMLIIAVVAVGIFTGVIAGLALPNIPGF